In a genomic window of Physeter macrocephalus isolate SW-GA chromosome 14, ASM283717v5, whole genome shotgun sequence:
- the LOC102995773 gene encoding LOW QUALITY PROTEIN: uncharacterized protein C16orf90 homolog (The sequence of the model RefSeq protein was modified relative to this genomic sequence to represent the inferred CDS: deleted 2 bases in 1 codon), translated as MLKALTQISPTCDYTVPSRPLWPTSHQSPALPSTDAVSWARGRTSHPDMSPNIYEGGLRAQQQQCPSAPVQGSKPKNFWLHHLRGLALYLPGHKRPAGQCESHWLGQLMAGGCLPQPEGTIWPLDLPQGALGPGNSHHSALLEARQPGKYR; from the exons ATGCTCAAAGCACTGACCCAGATCTCACCAA CATGTGACTACACTGTCCCCTCACGGCCTCTGTGGCCCACCAGCCACCAATCTCCTGCTCTCCCCTCCACAGATGCAGTGAGCTGGGCCCGAGGACGCACCAGTCACCCCGACATGTCACCCAATATCTACGAGGGGGGGCTGagggcccagcagcagcagtgtCCCAGTGCCCCAGTT CAGGGAAGCAAGCCCAAGAACTTCTGGTTGCACCATCTCCGGGGCCTGGCTCTCTACCTACCAGGCCATAAGAGGCCTGCCGGCCAGTGTGAGAGCCATTGGCTGGGCCAGCTCATGGCCGGGGGCTGCCTCCCACAACCCGAGGGCACAATCTGGCCCCTGGACTTACCACAGGGGGCTCTGGGCCCAGGTAACAGTCACCACTCAGCCCTTCTGGAAGCTCGACAGCCTGGGAAATACAGGTGA